The Plutella xylostella chromosome 21, ilPluXylo3.1, whole genome shotgun sequence DNA window ctattactattaaaTATACCATGGAAGTAAAGATTTTAGAAACATACATGAATGTATCGTAGTTTCTGAGGTGcagaaaaaattaaataaacggATGCCTTAATACTTCTACAATGGAGCGgttttgtaaattgttttACATATTAGAGAATGGTTTCTGCATCCACggtaattaaaacaaaatatcagCCAATTCAGCCCCTAAACTgataaataagaataaaagtCGTATTTCATACACAGTACCTTTTATTTCCTTCCCTCTTCAGAGAAGCTTCacaaaaaacttcataaaaTAAGCCAAAAATACTGCTTCATTTACATATAACATTTAAAATGTAGTTATGCAATagctaattaaattttaaggcCATCGTTTCGCAAATTAATAttctttataaaatgtatgctGAATCACAAAATAGCaaagtatttatacataattatctgacctaatttaataataagtacagtaaagaaataagaaaatacGTACAAGATACCTTTGATACAAAATCGACGTTATGTTGAAGGCGGTACGACCCATCCCACTGGTATCGGCGATCCTTCACTGTTGATATACTGATCCCAGTTAAATCTGCAAGGAGtagattaaatatttattaacataatgcATAGTTTTGACTTGTATTACACTATTTAAAACATTGTAAGGCGTAACTGCATCATGCAAAAGCCAAGAACAACAAGACGTTTTTTGGGATTCCTAATACAGATTATCTTAGCTTCATGGCGATTTGCTTTCGATGGGCATATTTGCTCATCAGTGTAAGTTGATCctggtttattttgtttcttacTCAAGTTCAACCATTCTCACCTGACAGATATGAAATGCTCAATGTTCCCTTTGAAGTCAACTTGAGGGTTTTCCTCAGTGCCAAAGAGGTAGTGGCGCCACTTCGATAGATTCTCCGCCACTCTCCTTTGAGATTCACACTCTGACATAGACTTTTCTTCAGAATCCTTCTGGAGTTTATCTCTAAGCTCAGCTTCTTCTTTCTCGTATAAGGAAAGCTTTTGGGTCCAAAGGGATTTCAGCTTATctggaaattataaaaaaaacactattgACATGAAAAAGGTAGGTATGGCACTTTGGTGGGAAATGTCTAAGGAAGATATTTCAGGTATTTACGCCACCATAGAGGAAAAGTTTGcaagtatttataaacaagAGAAGGGTGAGTATGAACCAACACTCATCCTTGAACCAAGAACCTGTCGGTAATCAAATATCTGCCGCAGCCGGAATCAAACTCGAATCAAACTCGCGGATTTCTGTACATGTGTAAGGCATTAGTAACAGCTGTCACATCGACCTCCCTATTTGTGATGAAACTGTTCCCCTAGTTACATTATTTatcgatttaaaattatatcaataaaAGGGTCCCTGTTTACCCACACATGGTTAATTGGTTATGCTTGAATAAACACTGTAATGGACTCAGCACCTGTCTACAAAAACATCATAAATTCTACCAGTATTAACGATTTAGGGCCAAGGACAAAGCACAATCTTGGTAATTAAGTAAAACTGAACAGAATGTGCAAAATATACCATTTCGTACGACAACTGGGATTCATATTGTATTTGAGAGCCCTGTGATTCTGAACTAAAATTTTACCGCAAGATATACATAAAATCATCTCATAACATACCAATGTTGGTAGAGAAGGAGACAGCGTCACTTTCAGACACCTCCATGCCTCTTCCTTTTGCAGTATTTTGTCTCGCTTTACGTAATCTGGCAAGGGCATCCAATTTGGACAAACACTTCTTAGCATCTTGCTTTTTCCTGGTAACTTCTCTGAGTATTATATCTGcttgtattttaaattcttCTTTCTGGAAAtgaaatacaataattatgatttaaaaaacttttttcttcaAATCAGACAGTTGGTAGTAAGAGCTAGGATATATTAGTTTAGGCTGCCACAATTACCTGCTTAGCTTTATCAATATCATTCTGAATCTTTTGTAAGTCTTCATCTATTTTCCTGGACCTCTCTTCCCATTGTTTCTTCATCTCCATCTTTTGTCTCTTTCTGGCCTCGTTTATTCTCTTCAATCTCAATCTCTTGGCAGATCTTTTGCTGAGAGCACTCTTGATAACATCAAGATATGTGTCATTGATTTGTAGCATCAGACCGTCAAGGAGTACTTTACTCTGTTTGATTTCATCTACAGCAGTACCCCATTCTTCTTCAGACATTGTGCTTATATTCTCTTTCAAGAGGCTTTCTTTGTCTTGGAGTTGTTTTAAAAGCAACACTATGTTACGAAGATGTTCCCGAACTGATGATATAGCTACAGgcttttgttttattcttgAGTTGCTTGGGGTAATTTTAgattcaaatgtttttataaaatcctGGTCTGATAGTTGGTGGCTCCGTTGAGGTGGAAAGCCATAATGTGGTGGAGGAGGCACTGAGAAATTAGGTGGAGGCCGAATGTTGCCTTGgaatgttaaattattataaaagcttggattataattattattatatgacaTGATTTTagcaaagtaaaaaaatattataaaactagTAAACTAATGTTTATAAAGCAGACTCAGGAAGTTGACTTTCAGCGTCTTTTAATACTTGTTGTGCTGTGATATAGTCTTCGTTTTCTTTTAAATCTTGTTCGGTTTCGAGAATATTCTTGAGATCTAAAAATGCTTTTACCAAtctgtaacaaaatattttatctttagtaGATGCTACTGTTTAAGTATTTGACCCTACTGTGACAGGCTGATCCCATCGCGGTGACAAAACCTACACCAGCTTTAGTGTTTGTTACCGGCGCACTAAGAAAAAGAAGACTATGTGAAAggagctaataaaaataatagtcaCTGCTTTCCTCCATAGAGAACAAGAGTGTAAGTAAGTTGTTATAAACAGGATGTTTTAGTGACATTCTTATGAATCATCTTTTGTATTACAATATCATCGCCGAGCATAGCAGTGATTCATCGACAAAACAAAGCAAGAAGCTAACCAAATAATCTAACCTTAAAACACCCGTGTCTTTAACATCGAATATCAAAACAAGTACAGACACCATAGGTAAACCCTTGTAATTTATAGAAGGATAaggcaataaatattatattttagtgaTTTTTACCTCCTTTGGCAGTCAGGGACCATCATCAGCGCCTCCTGAAGAACCTCCTCCTGTTTGCGGACGTCGTGCTCGTCGCGCCCCTCGTCTTTTGTTTTCTGCACTCGTATTTTCTGTAGCTCAGCTTCTTTCTCGTAAACCGTGGTCTCCTTTGCTATGCGTTTTACAACGccggttttaattttaatttgacgAATTCGGGGATCTGCCATCGTGAAAAATTCCAAACAAAATCGCGATCGCTTTTGTTTTTCGGtgaaaccatagacaaactTGTATGTCTTTGTCTATGAATGTTATACTTTTTTTTGGCATCACAGAGCAGTTTATTTCTAGAGCTGAAGTAGCTTATACACAGTGGtttatagattttttaatttttggaaatcatttttttggataataaataaatttatttgatagACCTAAAAGCTGCTTGATATAGGTATGGTAATATATAGCCGAA harbors:
- the LOC105381002 gene encoding uncharacterized protein LOC105381002, with protein sequence MSYNNNYNPSFYNNLTFQGNIRPPPNFSVPPPPHYGFPPQRSHQLSDQDFIKTFESKITPSNSRIKQKPVAISSVREHLRNIVLLLKQLQDKESLLKENISTMSEEEWGTAVDEIKQSKVLLDGLMLQINDTYLDVIKSALSKRSAKRLRLKRINEARKRQKMEMKKQWEERSRKIDEDLQKIQNDIDKAKQKEEFKIQADIILREVTRKKQDAKKCLSKLDALARLRKARQNTAKGRGMEVSESDAVSFSTNIDKLKSLWTQKLSLYEKEEAELRDKLQKDSEEKSMSECESQRRVAENLSKWRHYLFGTEENPQVDFKGNIEHFISVRFNWDQYINSEGSPIPVGWVVPPST
- the LOC105381003 gene encoding tubulin-specific chaperone A yields the protein MADPRIRQIKIKTGVVKRIAKETTVYEKEAELQKIRVQKTKDEGRDEHDVRKQEEVLQEALMMVPDCQRRLVKAFLDLKNILETEQDLKENEDYITAQQVLKDAESQLPESAL